A stretch of Campylobacter showae DNA encodes these proteins:
- the glmU gene encoding bifunctional UDP-N-acetylglucosamine diphosphorylase/glucosamine-1-phosphate N-acetyltransferase GlmU, protein MSDIGVVVLAAGLGTRMKSTKPKVLFELCGEPMIIHILRKAYEISSDVSVVLSYQKELVGAKIKEIFPQTKIYEQNLKEFPGTAGALKNIPLNSEKTLILCGDMPLIKTNDLIRLSAGNSDIALSVFEATDPYGYGRVIINNGKAEAIVEQKDATETQKMIKSANAGCYCFKSEVLREILPLIGNKNSQKEFYLTDAIKIANERGLKCWAISVEEQNFMGINDKFQLSIAENLMQEEIKKNLMKAGVLMRLPNSIYIDSRAKFEGECVIEENVSVIGECLIKNSVIKSGSVVENSVVEDSDVGPLAHLRPKCEIKNTHIGNFVELKAARLNGVKAGHLSYLGDCEIDQGTNVGCGTITCNYDGKAKHKTIIGKNVFIGSDTQLISPVKVGDDVLIAAGSTVTSDVPSGALAISRTKQVNKEGFFYKFFNGAKSGDENAKK, encoded by the coding sequence ATGAGCGATATCGGCGTAGTGGTGCTTGCCGCGGGGCTTGGCACGAGGATGAAATCAACCAAACCAAAGGTGCTTTTCGAGCTTTGCGGAGAGCCGATGATTATCCATATTTTGCGCAAGGCTTATGAGATCAGTAGCGACGTGAGCGTGGTTTTGAGCTATCAAAAAGAGCTAGTGGGAGCCAAAATCAAAGAAATTTTCCCTCAAACTAAAATTTACGAACAAAATTTAAAAGAGTTCCCGGGCACTGCGGGCGCGCTAAAAAACATCCCTCTAAATAGCGAAAAAACGCTGATTTTGTGCGGAGATATGCCGCTTATAAAAACTAACGACCTAATCCGCCTAAGCGCGGGCAACTCAGACATCGCGCTAAGCGTTTTTGAGGCGACAGACCCCTACGGATACGGCCGCGTCATCATAAATAACGGCAAAGCAGAAGCCATCGTCGAGCAAAAAGACGCGACCGAGACGCAAAAAATGATAAAAAGCGCAAATGCCGGTTGCTACTGCTTTAAAAGCGAAGTTTTACGCGAAATTTTGCCTCTCATCGGCAACAAAAACTCGCAGAAAGAATTTTACCTAACCGACGCGATAAAAATCGCAAACGAGCGCGGCTTAAAGTGCTGGGCCATCAGCGTCGAAGAGCAAAATTTCATGGGTATAAACGATAAATTTCAGCTCAGCATAGCAGAAAATTTGATGCAGGAGGAGATCAAGAAAAATTTGATGAAAGCGGGCGTACTAATGCGTCTGCCTAATAGCATTTACATCGACTCTAGAGCAAAATTTGAAGGCGAATGCGTAATCGAAGAAAACGTAAGCGTCATCGGAGAGTGTCTCATCAAAAACTCCGTCATCAAAAGCGGCTCGGTCGTAGAAAACTCCGTCGTCGAGGACTCGGACGTCGGCCCTCTAGCGCACCTGCGTCCAAAATGCGAGATCAAAAACACTCACATCGGAAATTTCGTCGAGCTAAAAGCAGCCAGGCTAAACGGCGTCAAAGCAGGCCATCTAAGCTATCTTGGCGACTGCGAGATCGACCAGGGCACAAACGTAGGCTGCGGCACCATCACGTGCAACTACGACGGCAAAGCTAAGCACAAAACGATAATCGGCAAAAACGTCTTTATCGGCTCGGACACCCAGCTCATATCTCCCGTAAAAGTCGGCGACGACGTGCTAATCGCCGCAGGAAGCACCGTAACTAGCGACGTACCAAGTGGCGCGCTAGCCATCAGCCGCACGAAACAGGTAAATAAAGAAGGCTTTTTTTATAAATTTTTTAACGGCGCAAAAAGCGGCGACGAAAATGCTAAAAAATAA